Part of the Marinobacterium rhizophilum genome is shown below.
TGTTGGTCATGCGCGAGGGGTTCTCCACCGAAATGCTGGCAAAGGTTCCGTTGGGCACGTAGAGCGGGCGCTTGTCGAAGGTACGGATGCGGGTCTGACGCCAGCCAATATCCTCTACCGTTCCCTCGATATCCTTGTCCGGGGAACGGATCCAGTCCCCCACCTTGAATGGCCGATCGAGGTAGATCATCAGGCCACCAAAGAAGTTGGCCAGCAAATCCTTGGCGGCGAAACCCACCGCGATGCCACCGATACCACCGAAGGCCATGACCCCCGACACGCTGTAGCCAAAATTCTGCAGCACCACCAGCCCGGTGGTGATGATGATCGACAGGCGCAGCAGCTTGCCGATGGCGCCGACGGTGGTCTGATCCATCGGCGTCTTGACCTTGTCTGGCGATACCAGTGCCACCTCTGCGCGGCGAATCAGACGAATCAGGAACCAGGTGATCAGCACGATCACCCCCATGCGCCGCATCGGCTCGACCACATCCATCAGCACGGTGCCGGTCTGGCGATCGATGACCTCGAGCGCCCAGGCGGCACCGAAGATCCAGATCAGCGCCGCGATCGGGCGCCGTGCGGCCGACAGCAGCAGGTCATCCCAGACATTGGTAGTCTGCTCGAACCGCGCATGCAGGCGCCGGAACAACCGGTTGGACAGGTAATTCACCAGCATGGTCATGAAAACGATCAGAAAGACCCGCAACACCCAGCGGGTATCCTGGCCAAAAGGCCAGTAGTTCGCCAGCTGCTCACCAAACTCCTGCCACATGTACTGCATCCTCCTCTGGATCCGTTGTTGACTCAGCGCCGGTTAAAGACTGCGCAGCTGCGCCGCCAGCGCCCGGGCCCGAGCCTGGCGCTGCGTATCCAGCACCGGCCCCGCTGCCCGCAGCGCCGCGGCGTTTCGACGCGGCGCTGCGGGCTGCTGTTTCAGGTAATCGAGCACCTCCCGCGCCCCTTCGGGGTGGTTGCACACCAGCAGCATATCGCAACCTGCCGCCAGTGCCCGCTCGGCCCGGGCCGCATAGCCGCCGGCAAAGCCCGCCCCTTCCATGCTCAGATCGTCACTGAAAATGACGCCCTCGAAGCCAAGCTGGCCACGCAGGACCTGCTGCAGCCAGTAAGGCGAAAAGCCGGCGGGAGACGGGTCCACCGCACTGTAAATCACATGGGCCGGCATCACCGCCGCGAGCCCTGCGTTGATCAGGCGCACAAAGGGCTGCATGTCCTGCTGCTCTATGCAGGCCAGATCCCGTTCATCGACGGGAATCTCCAGGTGCGAATCCGCCTCGGCCCAGCCATGCCCCGGAAAATGCTTGCCCGTTGCCGCCATGCCGGCCTCGCCCATGCCGCGCACAAAGGCGGCCGCCAGAGCCGATACGGTGTCGGCATCGCCACCAAAGGCGCGATCACCGATCACCCGGCTACGGCCATAATCCAGGTCAAGCACCGGCGCGAAGCTGATGTCGATTCCGACATCCAGCAACTCGGCTGCCATCAGCCAGCCGAGTTCTGCCGCCTCGCTCAGTGCCGCCTGCGGCGCCTGGGCATAGCGCTGCGCCAGCACACCCATGGCGGGCAATACCGTGAAACCCTCACGAAAACGCTGCACCCGCCCCCCTTCGTGATCGACCGCGATCAGAATATCCGGTGCAAGCGCACGCACCGCCCCGACAAGCCGGCGCAACTGCGCCGGGTTTTCGAAGTTGCGGCTGAACAGTATGAGCCCGCCGACCGCATCCTCCGCCAGCAGGGCCGCCTCATCGACACCGATTTCGGTGCCCGCCAGATCCAGCATCAGTACCGCTGCCGTCATGCATTACCCTCTCTGCCTGGTCGCCCCCTGGGCACACCTTGAAAAACCGCCAAC
Proteins encoded:
- a CDS encoding mechanosensitive ion channel family protein gives rise to the protein MWQEFGEQLANYWPFGQDTRWVLRVFLIVFMTMLVNYLSNRLFRRLHARFEQTTNVWDDLLLSAARRPIAALIWIFGAAWALEVIDRQTGTVLMDVVEPMRRMGVIVLITWFLIRLIRRAEVALVSPDKVKTPMDQTTVGAIGKLLRLSIIITTGLVVLQNFGYSVSGVMAFGGIGGIAVGFAAKDLLANFFGGLMIYLDRPFKVGDWIRSPDKDIEGTVEDIGWRQTRIRTFDKRPLYVPNGTFASISVENPSRMTNRRIYETIGVRYDDVGRVKAIVADVHAMLRQHDEIDQEQTLIVNLNSFGPSSVDFFIYTFTRTTNWVRFHEIKQDVLLRTIDIIEAQGAQVAFPTQTLHLASLPDAGMAPDSVALPMASESVRT
- the nagZ gene encoding beta-N-acetylhexosaminidase, with protein sequence MTAAVLMLDLAGTEIGVDEAALLAEDAVGGLILFSRNFENPAQLRRLVGAVRALAPDILIAVDHEGGRVQRFREGFTVLPAMGVLAQRYAQAPQAALSEAAELGWLMAAELLDVGIDISFAPVLDLDYGRSRVIGDRAFGGDADTVSALAAAFVRGMGEAGMAATGKHFPGHGWAEADSHLEIPVDERDLACIEQQDMQPFVRLINAGLAAVMPAHVIYSAVDPSPAGFSPYWLQQVLRGQLGFEGVIFSDDLSMEGAGFAGGYAARAERALAAGCDMLLVCNHPEGAREVLDYLKQQPAAPRRNAAALRAAGPVLDTQRQARARALAAQLRSL